The following proteins are co-located in the uncultured Propionivibrio sp. genome:
- a CDS encoding amino acid ABC transporter ATP-binding protein produces MLRAVDLHKRFGAIEVLKGVSLDVGRGEVIAIIGPSGSGKSTFLRCLIHLETVQRGRIEVEGKTLVTTDAGGECHYVSDAEIRTICGAMGMVFQHFNLFPHLTVLENLIEAPMTVKGLRREEIVPKAEALLAKVGLADKRDAYPSRLSGGQKQRVAIARALAMEPDILLFDEPTSALDPELTGEVLRTMRELADEHMTMIVVTHEMAFAREVASRVIFMDGGLVVEARPARELFASPEHPRTRAFLENML; encoded by the coding sequence ATGTTGCGCGCCGTCGATCTGCACAAGCGCTTCGGCGCGATCGAAGTGCTCAAGGGCGTTTCGCTCGACGTCGGCAGGGGCGAGGTGATCGCCATCATCGGCCCGTCGGGCTCGGGCAAGAGCACCTTCCTGCGCTGCCTGATCCATCTCGAGACGGTGCAGCGTGGTCGTATCGAGGTCGAGGGCAAGACGCTGGTGACGACCGATGCCGGCGGCGAGTGCCACTATGTGTCCGACGCTGAGATCCGCACGATCTGCGGTGCCATGGGTATGGTCTTCCAGCATTTCAACCTGTTCCCGCACCTGACCGTCCTCGAAAACCTGATCGAGGCGCCGATGACGGTCAAGGGCCTGCGCCGCGAGGAGATCGTGCCGAAGGCCGAGGCGCTGCTCGCCAAGGTCGGCCTGGCCGACAAGCGCGACGCCTATCCCTCGCGCCTGTCGGGTGGGCAGAAGCAGCGCGTGGCGATCGCCCGCGCGCTGGCGATGGAACCCGATATCCTGCTCTTCGACGAACCGACTTCCGCACTCGATCCGGAACTCACCGGCGAAGTGCTGCGGACGATGCGCGAACTCGCCGACGAACACATGACGATGATCGTCGTCACGCACGAAATGGCGTTTGCGCGCGAGGTGGCGAGCCGCGTCATCTTCATGGACGGCGGTCTCGTCGTCGAGGCGCGTCCGGCGCGCGAGCTGTTCGCGTCGCCCGAACATCCGCGCACGCGGGCCTTCCTGGAGAACATGCTGTAG
- a CDS encoding amino acid ABC transporter permease codes for MDYVLNILPPLIEGTGVTLQVFVITLMLSVPLGLALALLRLSRIAPVRAAVGGYIWLMRGTPLMLQMLFIYFALPFVPVIGVRLPDFPAAIVAFVLNYAAYFAEIFRAGIQSIERGQYEGAKVLGLSYAQTMRRIVLPQVIKRILPPVSNETITLIKDTSLIYVLAMNDLLRAARGIVQRDFTTSPFVVAAAFYLIMTLVLTYGFQHLEKKYAVYDE; via the coding sequence ATGGATTATGTCCTGAACATCCTGCCGCCCCTGATTGAAGGCACTGGGGTGACGCTCCAGGTCTTCGTCATCACGCTCATGTTGTCGGTGCCGCTGGGGCTGGCGCTGGCGCTCCTGCGCCTGTCGCGCATCGCGCCCGTGCGTGCGGCGGTCGGCGGCTATATCTGGCTGATGCGCGGCACACCGCTGATGCTGCAGATGCTGTTCATCTATTTTGCGCTGCCCTTCGTGCCGGTGATCGGCGTGCGGCTGCCCGATTTTCCGGCGGCGATCGTCGCCTTCGTGCTCAATTACGCGGCCTATTTCGCCGAGATATTCCGCGCCGGCATCCAGTCGATCGAGCGCGGCCAATACGAGGGCGCGAAGGTGCTCGGCCTTTCGTATGCGCAGACGATGCGGCGCATCGTCCTGCCGCAGGTGATCAAGCGCATTCTGCCGCCGGTCAGCAACGAAACGATCACGCTGATCAAGGACACCTCGCTGATCTACGTGCTGGCGATGAACGATCTCTTGCGCGCGGCGCGCGGCATCGTCCAGCGTGATTTCACGACGAGTCCCTTCGTCGTCGCCGCGGCTTTCTACCTGATCATGACGCTGGTGTTGACCTACGGCTTCCAGCATCTGGAAAAAAAGTATGCAGTCTATGACGAATGA
- a CDS encoding amino acid ABC transporter substrate-binding protein, which translates to MNKISLLMAALLSSALLVACGKSEAPQAAAPAAPAAAASIVVGLDDHFPPMGFRDDKNEIVGFDIDLAKEVAKRIGMQVSFKPIDWSAKEAELNGKRIDVLWNGLTITEERKANILFTTPYLENHQIIVVTDKSPIKAKAELAGKIVGVQDGSSAVDAIQKDEKAAKSIKELKKFSDNVTALMDLSTGRLDAIVVDEVVGRYYIAKKPGEYRVLDENFGTEDYGVGTRKDDTALMGKLQKAMDDMKADGTAATISTRWFGKDIVKK; encoded by the coding sequence ATGAACAAGATTTCCCTGTTGATGGCGGCGTTGCTGAGCAGCGCCCTGCTGGTTGCCTGTGGCAAGTCGGAGGCGCCGCAGGCGGCGGCACCGGCAGCTCCGGCGGCCGCGGCCAGCATCGTCGTCGGTCTCGACGATCACTTCCCGCCGATGGGCTTCCGCGACGACAAGAACGAGATCGTCGGCTTCGACATCGATCTCGCCAAGGAAGTCGCCAAACGCATTGGCATGCAGGTGAGCTTCAAGCCGATCGACTGGAGCGCGAAGGAAGCCGAACTCAACGGCAAGCGCATCGACGTGCTGTGGAACGGTCTGACGATTACCGAAGAGCGCAAAGCCAACATTCTGTTCACGACGCCGTATCTTGAAAACCACCAGATCATCGTCGTCACCGACAAGTCGCCGATCAAGGCCAAGGCCGAACTCGCCGGCAAGATCGTCGGTGTGCAGGATGGCAGCAGCGCCGTCGATGCGATCCAGAAGGACGAGAAGGCGGCCAAGTCGATTAAGGAACTCAAGAAGTTCTCCGACAACGTGACCGCGCTGATGGATCTGTCCACCGGCCGTCTCGATGCCATCGTCGTCGATGAGGTCGTCGGCCGCTACTACATCGCCAAGAAGCCGGGCGAGTACCGCGTTCTCGACGAGAACTTTGGCACCGAGGACTATGGCGTCGGTACGCGCAAGGATGACACCGCGCTGATGGGCAAGCTGCAGAAGGCGATGGACGACATGAAGGCCGATGGCACCGCCGCGACGATCTCGACGCGCTGGTTCGGCAAGGACATCGTCAAGAAGTAA
- a CDS encoding uracil-xanthine permease family protein: protein MNTSTGAAVLPATEPVWRTALSGAQILFVAFGATVLVPLLTGLNPSLALLGAGIGTLVFQVCTRRQVPIYLGSSFAFIAPVIYSVQTWGMPATLGALASASFFYYVAAALVKWRGVGFIHHLLPPVVIGPVVMVIGLGLAQVAVSMATGKAGDQQIMPYGTALSVAAVSLLATMLTAIRARRLLKLVPILVGVAVGYAYSLFLGIVDFSKVTNAAWIAMPEFGKPEFNMAAILFMIPVAIAPIVEHVGGILAIGSVTGKDFTETPGLHRTLLGDGLAVNIAGLFGGPPVTTYGEVTGAVMLTKNYNPVVMTWAACFAILMAFVGKFGAFLQTIPMPVMGGIMVLLFGSIAGIGLKTIMDGRVDLSSARNLCIVSVTLVVGIGGLGVTIGNFSLQGISLCGVLAVLLNLLLPREPAPEA from the coding sequence ATGAACACAAGCACGGGCGCGGCGGTATTGCCGGCCACTGAACCGGTCTGGCGGACGGCGCTGTCGGGCGCGCAGATCCTGTTCGTCGCCTTTGGCGCGACAGTCCTGGTGCCGCTCCTGACCGGGCTCAATCCGAGCCTGGCGCTGCTCGGCGCCGGTATCGGCACGCTGGTCTTCCAGGTCTGCACCCGTCGCCAAGTGCCGATCTATCTCGGTTCCAGTTTCGCCTTTATCGCGCCGGTGATCTATTCAGTCCAGACCTGGGGCATGCCGGCGACGCTCGGCGCGCTGGCTTCGGCGAGCTTCTTCTACTACGTCGCCGCCGCCCTCGTGAAGTGGCGTGGTGTCGGCTTCATCCATCACCTGCTGCCGCCGGTCGTCATCGGCCCGGTCGTGATGGTGATCGGTCTCGGTCTCGCCCAGGTGGCGGTGAGCATGGCCACCGGCAAGGCCGGCGACCAGCAGATCATGCCCTACGGCACGGCGCTGTCGGTCGCGGCGGTGTCGCTGCTGGCGACAATGCTGACCGCCATCCGCGCACGCCGTCTGCTCAAGCTGGTGCCGATCCTGGTCGGCGTCGCCGTTGGTTACGCCTACTCGCTGTTCCTTGGTATCGTCGATTTCTCCAAGGTGACGAACGCTGCCTGGATCGCCATGCCGGAATTCGGCAAGCCCGAATTCAACATGGCCGCCATCCTGTTCATGATCCCGGTCGCCATCGCGCCGATCGTCGAACACGTCGGTGGCATCCTGGCGATCGGTTCGGTGACCGGCAAGGACTTCACCGAGACGCCGGGCCTGCACCGGACGCTGCTCGGCGACGGTCTCGCCGTCAATATCGCCGGCCTCTTCGGCGGCCCGCCGGTAACGACCTACGGCGAGGTGACCGGTGCGGTCATGCTGACCAAGAACTACAACCCGGTGGTGATGACCTGGGCGGCGTGCTTCGCCATCCTGATGGCCTTCGTCGGCAAGTTCGGCGCCTTCCTGCAGACGATTCCGATGCCGGTCATGGGCGGCATCATGGTGCTGCTGTTCGGTTCGATCGCCGGTATCGGCCTGAAGACGATCATGGACGGTCGCGTCGATCTCTCCAGTGCGCGTAATCTCTGTATCGTCTCGGTAACCCTGGTCGTCGGCATCGGCGGACTGGGCGTGACGATCGGCAATTTCTCGCTGCAGGGCATCAGCCTCTGCGGCGTCCTCGCGGTGCTGCTCAACCTGCTGCTGCCGCGCGAACCGGCCCCCGAGGCCTGA
- the upp gene encoding uracil phosphoribosyltransferase: protein MSVIEVNHPLVKHKIGLLREVDISTKKFRELTAELARLLTYEACRDFELEDCTIKGWAGDVSIQQIKGKKVSVVPILRAGLGMLDGVLDLIPSAKVSVVGIARNHETLMPEPYFERFVGKLDERMALIIDPMLATGGSLIATIDMLKRNGCKQVRAIVLVAAPEGIDALKAAHPDVDVYTAAIDSHLNEVGYIIPGLGDAGDKIFGTK, encoded by the coding sequence ATGTCGGTGATCGAAGTCAATCATCCTCTCGTAAAACACAAGATCGGGCTTCTCCGTGAAGTCGATATCAGCACCAAGAAATTCCGCGAACTCACCGCCGAACTCGCCCGTCTTCTGACCTACGAGGCTTGCCGCGACTTCGAACTCGAGGATTGCACGATCAAGGGCTGGGCCGGCGATGTCAGCATCCAGCAGATCAAGGGCAAGAAAGTGTCGGTGGTGCCGATCCTGCGCGCCGGCCTCGGCATGCTCGACGGCGTGCTCGACCTGATTCCGAGCGCCAAGGTGAGCGTCGTCGGCATCGCCCGCAACCATGAAACGCTGATGCCGGAACCCTATTTCGAGCGTTTCGTCGGCAAGCTCGACGAGCGCATGGCGCTGATCATCGACCCGATGCTGGCGACCGGCGGCTCGCTGATCGCCACCATCGACATGCTCAAGCGCAACGGCTGCAAGCAGGTCCGCGCGATCGTCCTGGTCGCCGCGCCGGAAGGCATCGATGCGCTCAAGGCCGCTCATCCCGACGTTGATGTTTATACCGCGGCGATCGACAGCCATCTCAACGAGGTCGGCTACATCATCCCGGGTCTCGGCGACGCCGGCGACAAGATTTTTGGCACGAAATAA
- a CDS encoding peroxiredoxin yields MTLTPLQDFDCPATGNQTFRLSDLRGKIVVLYFYPKDSTPGCTTEAQQFRDLAPDFAAANVIIAGVSRDGIKSHENFKAKQELPFALLSDTDEALCTRFAVIKEKKLYGKLVRGIERSTFVIDANGVLRREWRGVKAPGHAQEVLEFVRTL; encoded by the coding sequence ATGACCCTTACGCCTCTTCAGGATTTCGACTGCCCGGCCACGGGCAATCAGACATTCCGGCTGTCCGATCTGCGCGGCAAGATCGTCGTGCTCTACTTCTACCCGAAAGACAGCACCCCCGGCTGCACGACCGAAGCGCAGCAATTCCGCGATCTCGCCCCCGACTTCGCCGCCGCCAACGTCATCATCGCCGGCGTTTCGCGCGACGGCATCAAGTCGCACGAGAACTTCAAGGCCAAGCAGGAACTGCCCTTTGCGCTGCTGAGCGACACCGACGAAGCGCTGTGCACCCGCTTCGCCGTCATCAAAGAGAAAAAACTCTACGGCAAGCTCGTCCGCGGCATCGAGCGCAGCACCTTCGTCATCGATGCCAATGGCGTTCTCCGGCGCGAATGGCGCGGCGTCAAGGCGCCCGGCCACGCGCAGGAAGTGCTGGAATTTGTCAGAACCCTTTGA
- a CDS encoding PhoH family protein, giving the protein MVKQVAQHGKTRKSAGTTTKLFVLDTNVLLHDPTSVYRFEEHDVYLPIKTLEELDNNKKGLSDVSRNARQVSRTLDEIVSSQEDGIQNGIPLTLLSNRLATGRLLLQTEAINHELPSGLPTAKSDNQILAVVLHLQRLNPNRAVILVSKDINMRIKARALGLAAQDYFNDKVLEDTDLLYTGTRELPSDFWDKHGQGLESWKQEGRTLYRIKGPLVPKLLINEFLYLEGAQPLYASVREVSGKTAVFATLTDFTHPKNAVWGISARNREQNFALNLLMDPDIDFVTLLGQAGTGKTLLTLAAGLTQVLDSKRYSEIIMTRVTVPVGEDIGFLPGTEEEKMGPWMGALEDNLDVLNHSESEGGEWGRAATHDLIRNRIKIKSLNFMRGRTFLNKFLIIDEAQNLTPKQMKTLITRAGPGTKVVCMGNIAQIDTPYLTEGSSGLTYVVDRFKGWPHSGHVTLQRGERSRLADHAAEVL; this is encoded by the coding sequence ATGGTGAAACAAGTGGCCCAACACGGCAAAACCCGCAAGAGCGCGGGCACGACGACCAAGTTGTTCGTCCTCGACACCAACGTCCTCCTGCATGACCCGACCAGCGTCTATCGTTTCGAGGAGCACGACGTCTACCTGCCGATCAAGACGCTCGAAGAACTCGACAACAACAAGAAGGGCCTGTCCGACGTCTCGCGCAACGCCCGCCAGGTCTCGCGCACACTGGACGAGATCGTCAGCAGCCAGGAGGACGGCATCCAGAACGGCATCCCGCTGACCCTGTTGTCGAACCGGCTCGCGACCGGGCGCCTGCTGCTGCAGACCGAAGCGATCAACCATGAACTGCCGAGCGGCCTGCCGACCGCGAAGTCGGACAACCAGATCCTCGCCGTCGTCCTCCACCTGCAGCGGCTCAACCCCAACCGCGCCGTCATCCTGGTGTCCAAGGACATCAACATGCGCATCAAGGCGCGGGCGCTGGGCCTCGCCGCGCAGGACTACTTCAACGACAAGGTACTGGAAGACACCGACCTGCTCTACACCGGCACACGCGAACTCCCGTCCGATTTCTGGGACAAGCACGGCCAGGGCCTCGAGTCGTGGAAACAGGAAGGTCGCACGCTCTATCGCATCAAGGGGCCGCTGGTACCGAAGCTGCTTATCAATGAATTCCTCTACCTTGAAGGCGCTCAACCGCTCTATGCGAGCGTCCGCGAAGTCAGCGGCAAGACAGCGGTATTTGCGACGCTGACCGACTTCACGCACCCGAAGAACGCCGTCTGGGGCATTTCGGCGCGCAACCGCGAGCAGAATTTCGCCCTCAACCTGCTGATGGACCCCGATATCGACTTCGTCACGCTGCTCGGCCAGGCCGGCACCGGCAAGACCCTGCTGACCCTTGCCGCCGGTCTCACCCAGGTGCTCGACAGCAAACGCTATTCGGAAATCATCATGACGCGGGTGACGGTGCCGGTCGGTGAGGACATCGGTTTCCTGCCTGGCACCGAAGAGGAAAAGATGGGCCCGTGGATGGGCGCGCTCGAAGACAACCTCGACGTGCTCAACCACTCGGAAAGCGAAGGCGGAGAATGGGGCCGCGCGGCGACGCACGACCTGATCCGCAACCGGATCAAGATCAAGTCGCTCAACTTCATGCGCGGCCGCACCTTCCTCAACAAGTTCCTGATCATCGACGAAGCGCAGAATCTGACGCCGAAGCAGATGAAGACGCTGATCACGCGCGCCGGTCCGGGCACCAAGGTCGTCTGCATGGGCAACATCGCGCAGATCGATACGCCGTACCTGACCGAGGGCAGTTCCGGCCTCACCTACGTCGTCGATCGCTTCAAGGGCTGGCCGCATTCCGGCCACGTCACGCTGCAGCGCGGCGAGCGCTCGCGTTTGGCGGACCACGCCGCCGAAGTGCTATAA
- a CDS encoding transglutaminase-like domain-containing protein: MKRRDFLAASAVLSLLASPAAQAVKNPPPAKKPPAKPITKPGARPAGKTAAKPGVRHAVPTEAGTSNVIHEPHNVISLPEEPPARWRTVDLQTQIGLRHVKGAAKLWLPLAQYKDTPWQRSLGHTWEGNFTSAGIYRDPVAEMEVFVAEWAEGTDSPRLQFSSQIATQDRHFDVTRRGAIAERTEVLRRCLQPTSQIPIDGIVRRTAERAIGRVRDPLAMGKALYDWVVERTEFDSNGTGLGNANISQMLDSGNLSGRSADIAQLFVALCRSVGIPARPVFGLRNGTSRLFGSLGILGELNTAQHCRAELYIPGYSWIGVDPADVRKAIREENLSNFDPKLNVLKKLLFGFWEMNWIGFNAAEDVTLRGGAAETLPNLIMPVVETADGRFSSLDTSRMTYSVNATRIDTP; the protein is encoded by the coding sequence TTGAAACGACGGGATTTCCTGGCTGCCTCGGCAGTGCTATCGCTATTGGCTTCGCCCGCCGCGCAGGCGGTCAAGAACCCTCCCCCCGCCAAAAAACCGCCAGCAAAACCGATCACGAAGCCGGGCGCAAGACCCGCCGGCAAGACGGCTGCAAAACCCGGCGTCCGGCATGCGGTTCCGACCGAAGCCGGTACGTCGAACGTCATCCACGAACCGCATAACGTCATCAGCCTGCCGGAAGAACCGCCGGCGCGCTGGCGCACCGTCGACCTGCAGACGCAGATCGGGCTTCGACACGTCAAGGGCGCCGCCAAGCTCTGGCTGCCGCTCGCCCAGTACAAGGACACCCCGTGGCAGCGCTCGCTCGGCCACACCTGGGAAGGCAATTTCACCAGCGCCGGCATCTATCGCGACCCGGTTGCCGAAATGGAAGTCTTCGTCGCCGAATGGGCGGAAGGTACCGACAGCCCGCGACTCCAGTTTTCGAGCCAGATCGCGACGCAGGATCGCCACTTCGACGTCACCCGGCGCGGCGCCATCGCCGAACGCACGGAAGTCCTGCGCCGCTGTCTGCAACCGACCAGCCAGATCCCGATCGACGGCATCGTCCGGCGCACCGCCGAGCGCGCCATCGGCCGTGTCCGCGATCCGCTGGCGATGGGCAAGGCTCTCTACGACTGGGTCGTCGAGCGGACCGAGTTCGACAGCAACGGCACCGGTCTCGGCAACGCCAACATCTCGCAGATGCTCGACAGCGGCAATCTGAGCGGCCGCAGCGCCGACATCGCCCAACTCTTCGTCGCACTCTGTCGCTCGGTCGGCATTCCGGCGCGTCCGGTGTTCGGACTGCGCAACGGCACCTCGCGGCTTTTCGGCAGCCTCGGCATCCTCGGCGAACTCAACACCGCGCAACACTGCCGGGCCGAACTCTACATCCCAGGCTACAGCTGGATCGGCGTCGATCCCGCCGACGTGCGCAAGGCCATTCGCGAGGAAAACCTGAGCAACTTCGATCCCAAGCTCAACGTGCTCAAGAAACTGCTGTTCGGCTTCTGGGAAATGAACTGGATCGGCTTCAACGCCGCCGAAGATGTCACGCTGCGCGGCGGTGCTGCCGAAACCTTGCCCAACCTGATCATGCCGGTGGTCGAAACCGCCGATGGCCGCTTCAGCAGCCTCGACACCAGCCGGATGACCTACAGCGTCAACGCGACGCGCATCGACACGCCCTGA
- the dnaB gene encoding replicative DNA helicase, which yields MARPPFKKYSDNAPPSDPMLAQMRIPPHSLEAEQSVIGGLLLDNAAFDKIADRIAESDFYRDEHRRIFRQIQRMLERGKPVDAVTVAEGLDIAGEASETGGLAYLGELASNTPSAANIVRYAEIVRDRALLRQLVTAGDEIADSALNPVGRDPKQLLDEAEAKVFAIAEGGFRHQSGFQHINPLLTQVVERIQELHDRDNPSEITGIPTGYHDLDARTSGLQPGDLLIVAGRPSMGKTSFALNMAEHVAIEVGLPVAVFSMEMGGAQLAMRMLSSVGRLDAHRVRTGRLNDDEWARLSFALGKMHEAPMYIDETPALNPIDLRARARRLARQCGKLGLIVIDYLQLMSSANGNGENRATEISEISRSLKGLAKELGVPLIALSQLNRSLEQRPNKRPVMSDLRESGAIEQDADVIMFIYRDEVYHPDSPDKGSAEIIIGKQRNGPIGTVRLAFLGEYTRFENFAAPGSY from the coding sequence ATGGCCAGACCACCTTTCAAAAAATATTCCGATAACGCACCGCCCAGCGATCCGATGCTGGCGCAGATGCGTATTCCGCCGCATTCGCTCGAGGCCGAACAGTCGGTGATCGGCGGGCTGCTGCTCGATAATGCAGCTTTCGACAAGATCGCCGACCGTATCGCCGAGAGCGATTTCTACCGTGACGAGCACCGGCGCATCTTCCGTCAGATCCAGCGCATGCTGGAACGCGGCAAGCCGGTCGACGCCGTTACCGTCGCCGAGGGCCTCGACATTGCTGGAGAGGCCAGCGAGACCGGCGGCCTCGCCTATCTCGGCGAGCTCGCGTCGAACACGCCGTCGGCGGCGAACATCGTGCGCTATGCCGAAATCGTCCGTGACCGGGCGCTGCTGCGGCAGCTGGTGACGGCTGGCGACGAGATCGCCGACAGTGCTTTGAACCCGGTCGGGCGCGATCCCAAGCAACTGCTCGACGAGGCCGAGGCCAAGGTCTTTGCCATTGCCGAAGGCGGTTTCCGCCACCAGTCCGGTTTCCAGCACATCAATCCGCTGCTGACCCAGGTCGTCGAGCGGATCCAGGAACTCCACGACCGCGACAATCCCTCCGAAATCACTGGCATTCCGACCGGTTACCATGATCTCGATGCGCGCACTTCGGGGCTGCAGCCGGGCGACTTGTTGATCGTCGCCGGTCGTCCGTCGATGGGCAAGACCTCGTTCGCGCTGAACATGGCCGAACACGTGGCGATTGAGGTCGGTCTGCCGGTGGCGGTGTTCTCGATGGAAATGGGCGGCGCCCAACTGGCGATGCGTATGCTTTCTTCGGTCGGTCGGCTCGACGCGCACCGCGTGCGTACCGGTCGCCTCAATGACGACGAATGGGCGCGGCTGTCGTTTGCGCTCGGCAAGATGCACGAAGCGCCGATGTACATCGACGAGACGCCGGCGCTCAATCCGATCGACCTGCGCGCGCGGGCACGTCGTCTGGCCCGCCAGTGCGGCAAGCTCGGTCTGATCGTCATCGATTACCTGCAGCTGATGTCGTCGGCGAACGGTAACGGCGAGAACCGGGCGACCGAAATTTCCGAGATCTCGCGGTCGCTGAAGGGGCTGGCCAAGGAGTTGGGCGTGCCGCTGATCGCGCTGTCGCAGCTGAACCGCTCGCTGGAACAGCGGCCGAACAAGCGGCCGGTAATGTCCGACTTGCGCGAATCCGGCGCTATCGAGCAGGATGCCGACGTGATCATGTTCATCTATCGCGACGAGGTCTACCACCCCGATTCGCCCGACAAGGGCTCGGCCGAGATCATTATCGGCAAGCAGCGTAACGGTCCGATCGGTACGGTCCGGCTCGCCTTCCTCGGCGAGTACACGCGCTTCGAGAACTTCGCTGCGCCGGGATCGTATTAA
- the rplI gene encoding 50S ribosomal protein L9 → MQIILMEKVVNLGNLGDLVKVKDGYARNFLIPQGKAKRATPAAKAEFEARRADLEKAAADKLAAAQEFATKLEGVDVTVARKAGVDGRLFGSVTNYDVAEALKTVGFDVEKSSIRMPMGPLKAVGETVLEVALHTDVLASIKVHVVGEQ, encoded by the coding sequence ATGCAAATTATTCTGATGGAAAAGGTCGTCAATCTCGGCAACCTCGGCGACCTCGTCAAGGTCAAGGACGGCTACGCCCGTAACTTCCTGATCCCGCAAGGCAAGGCCAAGCGTGCGACGCCGGCTGCCAAGGCCGAGTTCGAAGCGCGCCGCGCCGACCTCGAGAAGGCTGCCGCCGACAAGTTGGCGGCTGCGCAGGAATTCGCCACCAAGCTCGAAGGCGTCGATGTGACCGTCGCCCGCAAGGCCGGTGTCGATGGCCGCCTGTTCGGTTCGGTGACCAACTATGACGTCGCCGAAGCGCTGAAGACGGTCGGTTTCGACGTCGAGAAGTCGTCGATCCGTATGCCGATGGGCCCGCTCAAGGCGGTCGGCGAGACCGTTCTCGAAGTCGCGCTGCACACCGATGTGCTGGCGAGCATCAAGGTCCACGTCGTCGGCGAGCAGTAA
- the rpsR gene encoding 30S ribosomal protein S18, with the protein MARFFKKKDDKNVKKRGGGMFKRRKFCRFSAEKMEYIDYKDVDLFKEYIAENAKIMPARLTGTKAGYQRMLSVAIKRARFLALLPYTDNHQ; encoded by the coding sequence ATGGCCAGATTCTTCAAGAAGAAGGATGACAAGAACGTCAAAAAGCGCGGCGGTGGCATGTTCAAGCGTCGCAAGTTCTGCCGCTTCTCGGCGGAAAAGATGGAATACATCGACTACAAGGACGTCGATCTGTTCAAGGAGTACATCGCCGAGAACGCCAAGATCATGCCGGCGCGTCTGACCGGTACCAAGGCGGGTTATCAGCGCATGCTGTCGGTTGCGATCAAGCGCGCGCGCTTCCTGGCGCTGCTGCCGTATACCGATAACCACCAATAA
- the priB gene encoding primosomal replication protein N yields the protein MIVEAQLNRVELTGTLIERQSVRYTPAGVPVTECVIHHVSEQTEAAVPRRVECDIQAVGLGDAANWLQAAAPGAEIRVKGFLAAKSQKSRQLRLHVTNIEFVEGNENGQILQEEG from the coding sequence CTGATTGTCGAGGCTCAGCTGAATCGCGTCGAACTGACCGGAACCCTGATCGAACGCCAGTCTGTCCGCTATACCCCGGCCGGTGTGCCAGTGACCGAATGTGTCATTCACCACGTGTCGGAGCAGACGGAAGCGGCGGTCCCGCGCAGGGTCGAGTGTGACATCCAGGCCGTTGGCCTGGGAGACGCCGCCAACTGGTTACAGGCGGCAGCACCCGGAGCAGAAATTCGCGTGAAGGGCTTCCTGGCAGCGAAAAGCCAGAAGAGCCGTCAGCTGAGATTGCATGTAACGAATATTGAATTTGTTGAAGGAAACGAAAATGGCCAGATTCTTCAAGAAGAAGGATGA
- the rpsF gene encoding 30S ribosomal protein S6, producing MRHYEIVFIVHPDQSEQVPAMVERYKALVTSRNGQIHRLEDWGRRQLAYPIQKLHKAHYVLMNIECDGETLAELEHGFKFNDAILRHLTIKMKRAITTPSPMMKEEKSKSMLPTQEGAAEATTEQAAG from the coding sequence ATGCGCCATTACGAGATTGTTTTTATTGTTCATCCGGACCAGAGCGAGCAGGTGCCGGCGATGGTCGAGCGCTACAAGGCGCTGGTGACCTCGCGCAACGGCCAGATTCATCGCCTGGAAGACTGGGGCCGCCGTCAGCTGGCTTACCCGATCCAGAAGCTGCACAAGGCTCACTATGTGCTGATGAACATCGAGTGCGACGGTGAAACGCTGGCCGAGCTCGAGCACGGCTTCAAGTTCAACGACGCCATCCTGCGCCACCTGACCATCAAGATGAAGCGCGCCATCACGACGCCTTCGCCGATGATGAAGGAAGAGAAGTCGAAGTCGATGCTGCCGACCCAGGAAGGCGCGGCTGAGGCGACGACCGAGCAGGCTGCGGGCTGA